A DNA window from Halostella salina contains the following coding sequences:
- a CDS encoding HpcH/HpaI aldolase/citrate lyase family protein produces MARRSVLFSPGDQPDLLRKAPDAGADVVVFDLEDAVAPARKAEAREAVRSVLVDPAFDPASEVCVRVNPVGVAAAADVDAVLGDDAAAATVDSVMLPKAGDADDVRTLWRLLDERDCPRPVLALVESAAGVLHAEAIAAAEATDALVFGAEDLAADIGASRTDEGTEVLYAREHAVLAASAAGVDAVDTVFTDIEDIEGLRDATQFAAELGYDGKMAIHPGQVDPINEAFTPDEDRIEWAREVLAAKERADEAERGVFRVDGEMVDAPLVAQAERVIERAEAADRI; encoded by the coding sequence ATGGCTCGCAGAAGCGTCCTGTTCAGCCCCGGCGACCAACCGGACCTCCTTCGGAAGGCACCCGATGCGGGCGCGGACGTGGTGGTGTTCGACCTCGAAGACGCCGTCGCCCCGGCGCGGAAAGCCGAGGCCAGGGAGGCGGTCCGGTCGGTACTGGTCGACCCGGCGTTCGACCCCGCGTCGGAGGTGTGCGTCCGCGTCAATCCGGTCGGCGTCGCTGCCGCGGCGGACGTAGACGCCGTCCTCGGCGACGATGCGGCCGCGGCGACCGTCGACAGCGTCATGCTTCCGAAGGCGGGCGACGCCGACGACGTGCGGACGCTGTGGCGACTCCTCGACGAGCGCGACTGCCCGCGCCCCGTGCTGGCGCTCGTCGAGTCGGCCGCGGGCGTGTTACACGCCGAGGCGATCGCGGCGGCCGAGGCGACGGACGCGCTCGTCTTCGGCGCGGAGGACCTGGCGGCCGACATCGGCGCGTCCCGGACCGACGAGGGGACGGAGGTGCTGTACGCCCGCGAGCACGCCGTCCTCGCGGCGAGCGCCGCCGGCGTCGACGCCGTCGACACCGTGTTCACGGACATCGAGGACATCGAGGGGCTTCGGGACGCGACCCAGTTCGCGGCCGAACTGGGCTACGACGGGAAGATGGCGATCCACCCCGGGCAGGTCGACCCGATCAACGAGGCGTTCACGCCCGACGAGGACCGGATCGAGTGGGCCCGCGAGGTGCTGGCCGCGAAGGAACGCGCCGACGAGGCCGAGCGGGGCGTGTTCCGCGTCGACGGCGAGATGGTCGACGCGCCGCTGGTCGCGCAGGCGGAGCGAGTGATAGAGCGGGCCGAGGCGGCCGACCGGATCTAG